In Solanum pennellii chromosome 3, SPENNV200, a single window of DNA contains:
- the LOC107015388 gene encoding uncharacterized protein LOC107015388 — protein MVEVEASTPDLNDKASSPHHTMTMVPTEGEFSIGKRKDQGISEPEGSRKKKKKQVATPRPACSWVHFSRDFIKEYSATHPESSGLKVATKAASDAWKLMGPEEKAKYTTRAREVWDKYLSSAPARAPKPRRQTKLVTRCSPGRLLNVLQRLTPDQKEAVKSMGFGSILGLRCRTLRRSLCLWLLERFNTVRRSLEICGERIPLTPRDVELVMGLPASGKDVVNSGSDELILQLRKRYNATNRGISVRLLEERLAAPEAGEDFKRSFVLYVMGTLLCPTARLDVSPSFLHFLTNMDVLHQYNWGKFLLDRLVREISRFRQGKQRAVGGCLLFLQLFYYESVAVGAAYESAPVAFPCLFSWGEEEISEREKQEKELGGYGSGEVVCMDRGLGMGSLGYKAQTDSMPLRAVEPMQEISHAQDMEDQEYEDTFTEQEHPHTDSIEGNVVCAEIEVVAGSGPVPCGNIKYGCTEIVDYSKKRDHEDACPYAPCPCPLQNCKFVDSSKQLSSHFSSKHCDSGRHFQYDCPLPISLSKKETFLVLQAEKDGVLFLLSKGTQSIGHTIVITCIGPSSSKECFLYDVVSERGSSSLRLKSSAHSFPGRFHGLPPVDFLLVPFAHLDSSGQLDLEICIWSPTEPGSE, from the exons ATGGTCGAGGTTGAGGCTTCTACACCTGATCTCAACGACAAAGCCTCATCTCCTCACCACACAATGACAATG GTGCCTACTGAAGGAGAATTTTCAATAGGAAAGAGGAAGGATCAAGGTATTAGTGAACCTGAAGGGagtagaaaaaagaagaaaaaacaagtaGCCACTCCTCGTCCTGCTTGCTCTTGGGTGCACTTCAG CCGTGACTTTATTAAAGAGTATAGTGCTACACATCCTGAATCTTCAGGCCTGAAAGTT GCCACAAAGGCAGCATCAGATGCATGGAAGCTGATGGGTCCTGAGGAGAAGGCAAAGTACACTACTCGTGCTCGTGAAGTGTGGGATAAGTACCTGAGCTCAGCACCTGCCCGTGCTCCTAAGCCAAGAAGACAG ACCAAACTAGTCACAAGGTGTTCCCCCGGCCGTCTACTAAATGTCTTACAAAGGCTCACACCTGACCAGAAGGAAGCTGTAAAGAGCATGGGTTTTGGTAGCATCCTTGGCCTCAGATGTCGGACTCTTCGAAGAAGCTTGTGTCTTTGGCTATTGGAGAGGTTCAATACTGTAAGACGTAGCTTGGAAATCTGTGGTGAGAGGATACCCTTAACTCCAAGGGATGTGGAACTTGTAATGGGTTTGCCTGCCAGTGGAAAAGATGTGGTTAACTCAGGGTCTGATGAATTGATTTTACAGTTACGTAAACGATACAATGCCACCAATCGTGGGATTTCTGTCCGTCTTCTGGAGGAACGACTTGCAGCTCCAGAAGCTGGGGAGGATTTCAAAAGGTCATTCGTACTTTATGTAATGGGCACTCTTTTGTGCCCAACTGCAAGGCTTGACGTAAGCCCTTCTTTCCTCCATTTTTTGACAAATATGGATGTACTCCATCAATATAATTGGGGGAAGTTCTTGCTTGACCGGCTAGTGCGGGAGATATCTCGTTTTCGTCAAGGAAAGCAGCGTGCAGTTGGGGGCTGTCTTTTGTTTCTCCAG CTCTTTTACTATGAGAGTGTTGCTGTTGGAGCAGCATATGAATCAGCCCCTGTAGCTTTCCCTTGCTTATTCTCATGGGGTGAGGAGGAGATTAGTGAGAGAGAAAAGCAAGAGAAGGAACTTGGTGGTTATGGCTCAGGGGAG GTAGTCTGCATGGACAGAGGACTTGGGATGGGGTCATTGGGATACAAAGCCCAAACTGACAGTATGCCGCTGAGAGCAGTGGAACCAATGCAAGAGATTTCTCATGCACAG GACATGGAAGATCAAGAGTATGAGGATACCTTCACAGAACAG GAACATCCACACACAGATAGCATAGAGGGGAATGTAGTCTGTGCAGAGATTGAAGTAGTTGCTGGTTCAGGACCAGTACCATGCGGAAACATCAAGTATGGATGCACAGAAATTGTTGACTACTCAAAGAAAAGAGATCACGAAGACGCCTGCCCTTATGCACCATGCCCATGCCCTCTCCAGAACTGTAAATTTGTTGATTCCTCCAAGCAACTCTCATCGCATTTCAGCAGTAAGCACTGTGATTCAGGAAGGCACTTCCAGTATGATTGCCCATTGCCTATCTCGTTGAGCAAGAAGGAAACTTTCCTTGTTTTACAAGCAGAAAAAGATGGGGTCCTCTTTCTTCTTTCCAAGGGAACACAAAGTATAGGGCATACCATTGTGATTACTTGTATCGGTCCAAGCTCATCAAAGGAATGCTTCTTGTATGATGTTGTATCAGAAAGAGGAAGCAGTTCACTGAGATTGAAATCATCTGCTCATAGTTTTCCAGGTAGATTTCATGGTTTGCCCCCGGTAGATTTTCTCCTGGTTCCTTTTGCTCATCTAGACTCATCCGGGCAGCTAGATTTAGAGATTTGTATATGGAGCCCGACGGAGCCTGGATCAGAGTGA